Below is a genomic region from Longimicrobium sp..
GCGGAGACGCGGAGTCGCGGAGAACTCACCCCGGCGATGAGTTCTCCGCGACTCCGCGTCTCCGCGTGAGGCCTTCTGTTTTCCAGGTCAGTGGAGGACGGTGGCCAGGAGAACGGCCAGGAAGGCGGCGAGCTGCGCGCGGAGGAACTTGAAGGCGCGGCCGAGATGGACCTCCACGGTCTTCACCGAGATCCCCATCGTCTCGGCGATCTCGGCGTAGCTCAGGCCGTGCTTGCGCAGGAGGACGAACGCCTCGCGGCTGCGCTCGGGAAGCTGCAGGATGGCGTGGTCGGCGGCCTCGGCCAGTTCGCGCGCCTCCACCCCCGCGTCGGACGACTCGGGCGCGGCGCCCATCGCGGGAGGACGCCCGTCGCGGACGCTCTCGGCGTGCGCGCGCTCCACCATGCGCCGGCGCCGCAGCCACGCCAGCGCCTCGTTGCGGACGGCGGTGTAGAGGTAGCTGCGCGGGGTTCCCCGGAGATTCCACTCCGCGCGCCGCTCCCAGATGCGCACGAACACGTCCACCGTCAGGTCCTCGGCCGCCTCCGGCGCCCGGACGTACCCCTCGGCGAAGGCGGCGAGACGGTCGAAATAGCGGCGGAAGAGCGCCTCGAACGCCGCCGCGTCGCCCGACTGCACGCGCGCGGCCAGCTCGCGGTCCGCGGCATCGCCAGCCTCGGGCGCGGCGGGGGGATGGAGCGGCGTGCTCACGCGGCACCTGCGCGCGCCGCGAGGATCGGACGCGTGGCAGAAGGGGAGCGGAGTTCGCCGGCGGGGGTGGTCCGGGCGGGCAGGCCGGAGGCCGGAACTGCCATCGGGAGGGGATCTCCGGCGGTCGCGGGGAGCCGAACGAAGATTGGGCGAAAAGGAAACAATTGCAGGATACGTCCACCCGGCATCCTCGTCAACGACGCGCGGAAGGCGTGCCGCCGACGGCGGCGGGCGGTTGAAACCGCGGCAACAACGACACGAAGTCCGCCTTCGCGGACTACCGGCTTCGGCTCCGCCCCGATGACGGTGCGCGCGACCAGTTCCCGCTCGGCAGAGGTTCTACCCTACCCGTCGCGCGCTCCCCGGCTTCGTCGACACCACAATCTGTAGTCCGCGAAGGCGGACTTCGTGTGGTTGTTGCAGCGAATTCATTCGCCCCGGCAAGCAAAGAAGGCCGCGCGGCGGGCGCGGCCTTCCGGATCTCCGCTGCGGCGGCGGATCAGAACGCGCCGAACGGGTTGTCGACCGCGGCGATCGAGGTCTGCACCTCGATTTCCTCGCCGCTGATGGCGGTGGTGGTGGGATCTTCCTCGCCGATGGCCTCGGTGGTGGCCTCTTCCTCACCGTAGGGCGCCGACGTCGTGGGATCCTCCTCGCCGAGCGCGAGGGTGGTGTAAGGGGTTTCCTCGCCGATGGCGAGGGTGGTCGGCTTGGGTGCAAAGGTGGACATGGACGTGCCTCCTTGGGGTGAGGAGCGGGCGAGACGCCGGTGAGAGGCGGGCGGACGGGCCGCGGCCAAGAGGCGTCCGGGGGATGGAGCACGTGTACTTACATCTCCGGAACATTAAAGCGTAAGGCCGCCTCTCTCAATCACCATCATGTTCACCTTTCCTGTATTTCGTCAACGCAATATGAGTCATTAGATGAGGGAGATGGAAAATCTTTGAAATTCTCGCATGGATACGTAGAGCCGCAGAGGATTCGTATGGCTTCCTCTGCGGCTCTGCGTCCTCTGCGTGAGATCTTTTGTTTCCGCTACACCCGCTCCGCGGCCAGCAACCTGCGCGCGTAGAGGAGCGCGCCGGCCACCGCGTCGGCCACGCCGGGGCGCACCTCGAAGGCGTACTCGTACTCCTCCAGCGAGGCGCGCACCACGTCGGCGTAGAAGTCGATCCCCAGCACCCCGCCGTGGAAGACGACGGGGACGGCGCCGCTCCACGGCTCCATCCGCCGCGCGAGCGCCACGGCGTGGCAGGCCAGCTCGCGCGCCTCGCGCTCCACCACCTGCAGCGCCACCGCGTCCCCCTGTTCCGCGGCTTCGACCACGTGCACGGCCAGCGCGCCGACCGCCGCCTTCTCCGCGCGCCCCGCCCACGGCGGGATCCCGCGCGGCGAGTCCACGTCCAGCAGCTCGAGGAACTTCGGCAGCAGGCGCGTCTGCGGGCCGCGGCCGTCGGCGGCGCGGAGGGCGGCGGCCAGGCCGTTGCGGCCCAGGCTCCACGCGCTCCCCTCGTCGCCCACCACCATCCCCCATCCCCCGCACCGCTCCACCCGCCCGTCCTCGCCGCGCGCGTAGGCCACGGAGCCGGTGCCGGCGATGATCAGGATCCCCGCCTCCCCACCGATCGCCCCCTCCAGCGCGATCTCGCCGTCGGTGACGATGCAGACGCGCTCGGCCACCTCCGCCGCGGCCAGCGCCGCCTCCACCGCGCGGCGCTCGTCCTCGTTCCCCACCCCCGCAAGGCCGGCGCAGAGGGCCACCGGCTTCTCCGCGATCCCCGCCGCGGCGAGCGCGTCGCGGACGAGGGTGGCCAGCATCTCCGCGGTCGCCACGGGGCGGCGCGGGTCGACGAGTCCCGCCGGGCCCATGCGGCGGCCCAGCTCGCGCCCGTCGTCGTCCGCGAGCGCGAGCGTCGTCTTCGTCCCTCCGCCGTCGATCCCGGCGAACACCGTCATCCCCATCCTCACGCGGTCTGTCCCCCCACCTCGCCCACCTCGTCGGGCGCGGCGCGCACCACCTGCACCCGCCCCGTCCCCCAGGCCGGGTGGTCCGTCGACCTCCGCAGCCGCGGCGCCTCGGCCAGGTCGGCGGTGGAGAGCGTCGGTCGCTCCAGCGGCTCCCCGTTCTTCCGCACCACGTAGGCCTCCATCGCGAAGTATTCCGGCAGGCCGAGCCGGTCCACGATCTTCGCCGTGGAGGTGTTGCGCTCCTCCACCCGCTGCCAGAACTCGCGGTCGTCCTGCCCGGGGAACGGCGCCTTGTCCTTCTGGCTCTGGTGCTTGTAGATGGCGAAAATCTTCAGCCTCAGCTCCTCTTCAGACAGGGGCACCAGCACGTCGGCCTCGCTCACCGGCCATTCCTGCCAGGCGCCGCGGTAGTACCACACCTCGGGCGCGTCGCCACCGTACTGCTCCAGCGCCTCGTGCACGGCCTGCAGGCACATGCGGTGGGTGCCGTGCGGGTCCGACAGGTCGCCGGCCACGAACACGATCTCCGGCCGCACCCGCTCCAGCAGCTCCAGCGTCCGCCGCACGTCCTCGGGGCCGATGGGGTCCTTGCGCACCTTCCCCGTCTGGTAGAAGGGGAGATCGAGGAAGCACGCCTGGTCGCGGCGCATCCCGAAGGTCTCGATCCCGCTCACCGCCTCGGCCTCGCGGATGCGGCGCTTGATGTCCTGCACCTCGGGGATGTCCACCTGCCCGGGACGCTTCTCGTCCAGGAAGCGCTCGATCCGCCCGGCCAGCTCCTCCACCCGCCCGTCGCCCAGCGAGAAGTCGCGGTTGAAGCGCTGCAGCCAGTCCACGTAGCGCCGCACCTCGTGGTCGAACACGGCGATGTTGCCGCTGGTCTGATAGGCGACGGTGATCTCGTTCCCGTTCTGGTGCAGCTTGTTGAGGATGCCCCCCATCGAGATCACGTCGTCGTCGGGGTGCGGGGAGAAGACGATGATGCGGCAGTCCTGCGGCAGCCGGCTCTTCCCGCGGATCTTGCTCAGCAGCCCGTTGAACACCTCGCCGTTCAGCGGCCCCGCGCTCCCGTAGCGCGCGACGAGGGAGGAGAGATGGTGCTCGCGGTAGTCCTCGGTGTCGAGCTTGAGGATCGACTTGTCCGTCACCTGGCTGAGCCAGATCACCGCCTCGGTCTCGCGCTGCCGGTCCCACCGCACCTCGCCCACGACCCACGGCGTCCTGATGCGCGTCAGGTCGGCCGCGGCCGCGGGGTCGAGGTAGAACGTCGCGTTGGGGTGATTCTGGAGATACGTCGCCGCGACATCCGGATCCGGCTCGCCCTCGACGGAGCGGCGGACGATGGCCGACTTGTGCTCGCCGGTGGCGACCAGCGCGATCTCGCGCGCCTCGAGGATCGAGGCCACGCCCATGGTGATGGCCTCGTGCGGGACGTTGTCCTCGCCGAAGAAGTCGGCCGCCGCGTCGCGCCGGGTAACCGTGTCGAGCGCGATCAGCCGCGTGCGGCTCTCCACGCCGGAGCCGGGCTCGTTGAAGCCGATGTGCCCGGTCTTGCCGATCCCCAGGATCTGGAAGTCGACGCCGCCGGCGTCGCGGATGGCCTCCTCGTACCAGCGGCAGAACTCCTCCACCTTCTCGCGCGGCACGTCGCCGGCGGGGATGTGGACGTTCTCGCGGGGGATGTTGATGTGGTCGAACAGGTTCTCCCACATGTACCGGACGTAGCTGTGGATGCTGTCCGGCGGCATGGGATAGTACTCGTCGAGGTTGAAGGTCACGACGTTGGCGAAGTCGAGCCCTTCGTCGCGGTGCAGCCGGATCAGCTCGCGGTAGATGCCGATGGGCGTGCTGCCGGTGGCCAGCCCCAGCACCGCCGGCCGCCCCGCCGCGTTGCAGTCGCGGATGATGGCGGCGATGCGCTCGGCGATGGTCCGGGCGATCTGGTCGTACTCGACGATGACGACGGGAACGCGCTCGCGGGTCTGCGCCATTGGGGGTCCCAGGTCGGGTTCTGCGTGATCTGACAACGGTTTCGCGGACCTTCCACGGGCTGCACGCATCGGGCCAGCGCCCGGGCACGGGCAGGCGGGAGACGGCCCGGAGATAAGAGTCCCGGCGCGGCGCGGACCCTTACTCATACCGGATTGGTCGAGTGACTGTGAATTCGATACCACGAATGGTGGAATCACACGGAGGGAACGGAGGGAACCCGGTCAGTCCTCCGTTACCTCCGTTCCCTCCGTGTGATTCGCTGCTGTTGAGATCACCTGGGAATGCACAACCAATATGCCGAAGGCGCCGTGCCGTGTCCGCCACCCCGCGCTGCGCGCGACCCTCCCCAGACCTGCCTGGGAGGAGGGTGGGTGAAGACTTCGGAATTCGCGCGTCGGCGACTGGCACGGGCGCGGTCTGCGGAGGCGCGCTCGGCCGTCGTCGCCGCGACTTCATCCGTCGAACGGGATCTCGCAGATGCAGACGCCCTGTGGGGTGCACCGGCCGGTCGCCTCCGGGTGGAACGTCTGGCAGTACGCCGTGCAGCCCGCGGTGGTGCAGAATCGGGCGGAATCGGCCTGCGCCGGTCCGGCCAGCGCCCGCTGCGCGCCGAAGCCGAGCGCGGCCGTGGCGGCGGCGGCCAGCACCGTCGCCCGGACGAGGTTCAGCGTCCTCTTCATGGCTCTCCTCCCACGTCGGATCTTGCCGCCACGTCCCGGCGGCTGGGGGACGGCGGGCCAGATCCCGCGGCCCGATCATTAATAAGCAGGTTTGAGATAAAACCCGCTGAAAATTTCTCCCTCCATGTCGTAAACGGCGTGCGACAGGCGACCGCCCCCGTCTTCGGGCCGATCAGCAGCGCGCCGAAGAGGCGCACTGCACCCGTTGGCGGCGGCGCGGCGGAGGGCCCGCCAGGCGCGGGCCAGACGTGGTCGACTCACGCGTGGTCGGCCTGACCATCGGCAGCAGGGGATGCGGGGCCGTCCCGCTACCGGCTCGAGTGATCGGCGGCAGCGAGCAACCAACCGTTCAGGGACATTCATGTCCCGGAGAGGCCCACCTGTCACAACCGCGGAACCGGCATCGAGGCTCCGTTCATCGAGGCGCGACAACGATTTCCGCATTCATCCGCGCGAGCGGCCTCCCGGTGCGGATGATGCCTACGGTAACACCGGACGCACGAGGACCTACCTACCCGCCTCGTCCACCTACCCCGAACCGTTCGACAGTTGCTGGATTCCAAGGAAAAGGACGCGCCGGGCCATTCCCGGGTTCGGTTCACGGTCGGGTGACGAAGACCGTAGACACCGCGGGCCGGGACTGTAAATCCTGACAATCATTTCAGAAGTCATCAGGACACGACCATTCAGCATGACGAGGGGCAACTGTCATCGCTCTCGTATTGCTGCCACGTCCTTACCTTTCATCAGGAGGACTACAGTCATGCGTGTAACTGCCACCCGTGCACCGCAGGGAGTCGTCTGCAATGGCCAGCCTTCGCGGCCGGCAGAAGCAAACGGAGTTACCGTGATCGTGCAGGAAACCGCCGATGAAGTCGTGCGGG
It encodes:
- a CDS encoding RNA polymerase sigma-70 factor codes for the protein MSTPLHPPAAPEAGDAADRELAARVQSGDAAAFEALFRRYFDRLAAFAEGYVRAPEAAEDLTVDVFVRIWERRAEWNLRGTPRSYLYTAVRNEALAWLRRRRMVERAHAESVRDGRPPAMGAAPESSDAGVEARELAEAADHAILQLPERSREAFVLLRKHGLSYAEIAETMGISVKTVEVHLGRAFKFLRAQLAAFLAVLLATVLH
- a CDS encoding BadF/BadG/BcrA/BcrD ATPase family protein, producing MTVFAGIDGGGTKTTLALADDDGRELGRRMGPAGLVDPRRPVATAEMLATLVRDALAAAGIAEKPVALCAGLAGVGNEDERRAVEAALAAAEVAERVCIVTDGEIALEGAIGGEAGILIIAGTGSVAYARGEDGRVERCGGWGMVVGDEGSAWSLGRNGLAAALRAADGRGPQTRLLPKFLELLDVDSPRGIPPWAGRAEKAAVGALAVHVVEAAEQGDAVALQVVEREARELACHAVALARRMEPWSGAVPVVFHGGVLGIDFYADVVRASLEEYEYAFEVRPGVADAVAGALLYARRLLAAERV
- the nagB gene encoding glucosamine-6-phosphate deaminase, coding for MAQTRERVPVVIVEYDQIARTIAERIAAIIRDCNAAGRPAVLGLATGSTPIGIYRELIRLHRDEGLDFANVVTFNLDEYYPMPPDSIHSYVRYMWENLFDHINIPRENVHIPAGDVPREKVEEFCRWYEEAIRDAGGVDFQILGIGKTGHIGFNEPGSGVESRTRLIALDTVTRRDAAADFFGEDNVPHEAITMGVASILEAREIALVATGEHKSAIVRRSVEGEPDPDVAATYLQNHPNATFYLDPAAAADLTRIRTPWVVGEVRWDRQRETEAVIWLSQVTDKSILKLDTEDYREHHLSSLVARYGSAGPLNGEVFNGLLSKIRGKSRLPQDCRIIVFSPHPDDDVISMGGILNKLHQNGNEITVAYQTSGNIAVFDHEVRRYVDWLQRFNRDFSLGDGRVEELAGRIERFLDEKRPGQVDIPEVQDIKRRIREAEAVSGIETFGMRRDQACFLDLPFYQTGKVRKDPIGPEDVRRTLELLERVRPEIVFVAGDLSDPHGTHRMCLQAVHEALEQYGGDAPEVWYYRGAWQEWPVSEADVLVPLSEEELRLKIFAIYKHQSQKDKAPFPGQDDREFWQRVEERNTSTAKIVDRLGLPEYFAMEAYVVRKNGEPLERPTLSTADLAEAPRLRRSTDHPAWGTGRVQVVRAAPDEVGEVGGQTA